From the genome of Nicotiana sylvestris chromosome 2, ASM39365v2, whole genome shotgun sequence, one region includes:
- the LOC104246388 gene encoding homeobox-leucine zipper protein ATHB-52-like: MDFFNSQTRKNNLKCHKKRLTQDQVRLLEISFNSNNKLDSDRKSQLAQELGLPPRQVAIWYQNKRARWKSQSLEVDYKALQQRLDNAMSDNERLKLEVERLKEELNKAQEMLLAFNTTTNNYSSISSSCDEVGSSCLQLHTQSKHHLDKELYACLIGDEGHFGHNFFASSMS, from the coding sequence AtggatttcttcaattctcaaacTCGGAAGAACAATCTCAAGTGTCACAAGAAAAGGCTCACTCAAGATCAAGTAAGGCTCTTGGAGATTAGCTTCAACTCTAACAACAAGCTTGACTCCGATAGAAAATCCCAGCTCGCTCAGGAACTGGGATTGCCACCAAGGCAAGTTGCAATATGGTATCAGAACAAGCGAGCACGATGGAAAAGCCAGAGCCTTGAGGTTGATTACAAGGCCTTGCAACAAAGATTAGATAATGCCATGTCGGATAATGAGAGGTTAAAATTGGAAGTTGAGAGGCTTAAGGAGGAACTAAACAAAGCTCAAGAAATGTTGTTGGCATTCAATACCACAACTAATAATTATTCATCAATATCAAGTTCTTGTGATGAAGTTGGGAGTTCATGTTTGCAGCTTCATACTCAATCCAAACATCATCTTGATAAGGAGCTCTATGCTTGTTTAATTGGTGATGAAGGTCACTTTGGGCATAATTTCTTTGCTTCATCTATGTCTTGA